One Mixta gaviniae genomic window carries:
- a CDS encoding aspartate-semialdehyde dehydrogenase, protein MSDGWNIALLGATGAVGNALLELLAERQFPVGELYLLASERSAGESVRFDGKSLRVQDAAEFDWSQAQLAFFAAGREASARYAEEAASAGCLVIDSSDLFALEPDVPLVVPDVNPQVLADYRNRNIITVADSLTSQLLCAIKPLVEQAGLARLQVTNLLSVSAQGKAAVDSLAGESARLLNGVPAEDHHFGRQLAFNMLPQLPDREGSVASERRLVDQVRKVLQDEGLPIAVSSVQAPVFYGNAQIVHLEGLRPLSAEEARDELARMDEVVLSDENDYPTQVTDASDNSNLNVGCLRNDYGIPELLQFWSVADNIRFGGALMAIKTAEKLVQEYLY, encoded by the coding sequence ATGTCTGACGGCTGGAATATTGCGCTTTTAGGCGCGACAGGCGCAGTAGGGAACGCTTTACTGGAACTGCTGGCGGAACGCCAGTTCCCGGTGGGTGAATTGTATCTGCTGGCAAGCGAGCGTAGCGCCGGTGAGAGCGTGCGTTTCGACGGCAAATCGCTGCGCGTACAGGATGCCGCGGAGTTCGACTGGTCGCAGGCGCAGCTGGCCTTTTTCGCCGCCGGCCGCGAAGCCTCGGCGCGCTACGCTGAAGAAGCGGCGAGCGCCGGCTGCCTGGTGATCGACAGCAGCGATCTGTTCGCGCTGGAGCCGGATGTGCCGCTGGTGGTACCGGACGTCAACCCGCAGGTGCTGGCGGATTACCGCAACCGCAATATCATTACCGTTGCTGACAGCCTGACCAGTCAGCTGCTGTGCGCCATCAAGCCTCTGGTCGAGCAGGCGGGCCTGGCGCGTCTGCAGGTCACAAATCTGCTGTCGGTGTCGGCGCAGGGCAAGGCGGCAGTCGATTCGCTGGCGGGCGAAAGCGCGCGTCTGCTGAATGGCGTGCCGGCAGAAGATCATCATTTCGGCCGCCAGCTGGCGTTCAACATGCTGCCGCAGCTGCCGGACCGCGAGGGCAGCGTCGCCAGCGAACGTCGCCTGGTCGATCAGGTACGTAAGGTGCTGCAGGACGAAGGGCTGCCGATCGCCGTCAGCAGCGTGCAGGCGCCGGTGTTCTACGGCAATGCGCAAATCGTGCATTTGGAAGGGCTGCGTCCGCTGTCGGCAGAAGAGGCGCGCGACGAGCTGGCGCGTATGGATGAGGTAGTGTTGTCGGATGAGAACGACTATCCGACCCAGGTGACCGACGCCTCCGACAACAGCAACCTGAACGTCGGCTGTCTGCGCAACGATTACGGCATCCCGGAGCTGCTGCAATTCTGGTCGGTGGCGGACAATATCCGCTTCGGCGGCGCGCTGATGGCGATCAAGACCGCCGAGAAGCTGGTGCAGGAGTACCTGTACTGA